CAGTggaggctccagaaatgtttttctgcaggtgctacgaAGGAGCTagcctttttattgagggtgctatgaaggaagtggtcatgcgtacctgttgttctctaaaacaccttcaactctagcagacacacacgcgtgcacctcaacaacacctgaaacaatcattaatatacatcataaacatatgaacaatcactgacttttccatgaaatcataaacacatacagccacacagaaaaccatctatagtgtagcaaggttagctaacgttagcgttagcatttccagcggctaaaccctggactgctgcggcggttgagggttgactctctccatccagatccgtaggtgtttgtgggtctgagatcacttccaaacattcattcgtttctgactgaacccgtggaaatgtgggcaacaaacaccgatccatcttaccgctagctctacctttcactcgttcacaggtggaaaatgaggtcaaaggttaacaatttcctgttttggtttaagtttttactatctatatgataatttactgattatttttgttttgtatgttaaatgttatcacatccacacgttaaattaaaattaaacagtaaaaaaaaaatctaatatctctcacacacacacacctctggctGGAACATTTTTGAATTTAACGTCACCCTCtgcatctcagctggttctgtttaatTCGTTACCTGAAGTAAACGCTTTAACTGTGAAGGCGTAAAAGTACATCTAATGTTAGATGACACACAGAAACCCCCAGTTTTGATCCAGCTGTGACCAGTTAAAACCAGCTTGATCTTTGGTAAACAGAAGCAGTGATTGGGTTAGTCTCTCTAATCCAGCAGCTGTGTGCTGCCGTCGCCCTCCTCTGTGGGTTTAGGGTAATGCAGCCTCTAGGTGCTGGCGGTCCACCGGAGGCCAGGTTAAACCCCATAGCCTACCAGAGTACTACTTCAGCAGGAGAACGCACCGCGTCACCAACCTGAGTGATCAGGTCACGCGTAAAAGAACCAGAGAATGAGACGGTCCTGAAGGCTAGATGgatgcagtcacacacacacacacacacacacacacacaaaatgtctTCAGCATCTTTATTCAACTTTTTTCATCATTTTTACTCTTATTGAAATTCATACTTGTGTTTTGaatgtttttttcttcctttttaaaaCAGCTTCTTTCATCTAACTCAAACAAAAATCACCAAAAATGATTTCATGTTGTACGATCCACCTGACGGACGTTCCCTTTTGGCTTCTCCAGGGTGCCATTCGACAGCTGTGGTCCAACTCGACGTGAAGGAAGTTCCCCTTTAAACCAAGACGCGGGTGTCCCTGCTGCTCTGCGCCGACCGGCTCCGGACGAGCGGCGAGGGCGGACGCACGTGCTTCCTGCTGGGTTAGGAACTCACCGAGCAGCGTGCGCGCAACACTGGGAAACGTTAAACTACACAGCACCACGGCTAACACCAACGAACGCTGTGTTCACTACCGACTGTAGCTAAAGATTTAAGGTTTCCTGAAGAGCTTTCTGATTGGCTCGCTCGGTTTTTACAAATATCCTGCAAGGAGGAGGGACGCCTCAGAAAACAGACCACAGAGATTTATGGTTTAAAAGTAGAACTTCCTCGAAAAGAAACCTCAggtggaacaaaaaaaaaaaagaaggtaaaGATGCAAATACTGTCCACCACATGCTCCGTAGTAACAGGACTGGATGGACGCCACAGGCCACCATCCCCAGAATAAACCGGCACCCCACCCTAAAGACAAAAAGGGCTGAAATTAAATGATCGCAGAAGCTGACCTGGACAACTGATCTGATGGGACAAACCCAGGTGGCAGTGGCTGTGTTCCagagcaaccccccccccacgAATCTCAACCGAAGCAGGACAAACGGAGGCGTGACCCTAGACTCTAGTAGCTGCGTGACTGAAACACTGACCTGGACAAAATAAATCATTTCATAATAATCTCTTCTATAGCTGTACACGTCCATGTTGGTTAGAGACATTCCGATGAAACCGGGACGGGGGGCGCGCTGGGTCTGGAACGGAGCCACTGCCGCCACAAACAGCTGTGACATCACAGGGCGCGTGTGACATCACTACCAATGAAACGTGAGGGTTTATTTACAGAGCAGCAGCAGAAACTCATCGAAGTCCCTTGAGTGTTTGTCCCTCTCTAGCCTCGCCGGAAACCCTCGACCTGCTGGGAAGCGTTTTACTTCCTGATTTAGAAGAACGGAAAGTTTTGTGTTTAGAAGAATAAACTGAAACTGGGTTTGGACTAAAGTTCTGACCTGGCATCACTCCTGAGTAGCTGCCGCAGTTCCAAGGGAACCCCGCTGAGATCTGGGTGCTTTGTAAACGATGATGTCACCTGAAATGCAATGATGAGCTAGCGCCTGCAGTAGGGCGGTGCTGGTGCCACGCCCCCTCCCTGACCTCGTTAGCCACGCCCCCTCAGTTTACAAGAAACAAACAAGAAATTAAAAGTTtaaagaaggaaaaacaaaaaaaggaaatccccccaccccccaactggGCCTGCCGGCACGCCACTGActtcgtgtgtgtgcatgtgtgtgtgaacgggtgtgtgtgtgtggtgtgtgagcGGCCATGGCCGTAAGAGTCTCTGAGAATGTGTGAGGGCTCATGTGTGCATGGAGGCTCCATGGGGGTGAGGGGGACTCCTAGTATTTCTTCCCGGGGACAAACTCCTTGGCTTCAGGATTCAAGATGCTCTTCCTCTGCAGACAGAAGAAACTCAGATCAGACGCGTCGTCGTCGTCGACGTTTGAACAGTTTCACAAAGCCAGCAGGCTGAAACCCACCGCCACCTCCTCCATGTTGCTGTGGTGGTCGCTAACCGACAGCCCGTTGAgttgctgctgcagctgcccgaCTCCCTGGCTGTTGAGGTCACGCGACGGGATGAACCAGTCCTGGTCTTCCTCCTCCAGCATCTCCTGGAAGCAGCGCTCCAGGAAGTCCTGCTCCAGCAGCTCCTCCTCCACCTGGGAAAGGACAAGTTGTTACGCTCCCATTCGCTCCGTCGCTGAACCCTCTACGAGTGAGGCTGGATGGGCGGGAAACCCGGAGGAGAGGGAACCCACCTGTCTGTTATACTCCTCCTCGTTCTCCATCCACATGTACTCGGCAAACGGGTTGGCATCGGCGCTCTCACCCGCGTGCCCATTAGCAACCGGCTCTTTTCCCTCCTTTGCTGGAGCTCCGCCTCCCGGTGTGTTGGCAACCTCTGGACCGCTCATCTCAGCCGGCTCTGTGGGCAcacgcagagagagagacaggcagagagagagacagagagagagagacacacagagagagagacagagagagagagagagagagagagagagagagagagagagagagagacagagagagagacagacagagagagacagacagagagagacagacagagagagagacacacagagagagagacacacagagagagagacacacagagagagagagagacagagagagagacacagagagagacagacagagagacacagagagagacagacagtcagagagagacacagagagacagagagagagagagagacagacagtcagagagagacacagagagacagagagagagagagagagagagagagagagagagagagagagagagagacacacagagagagagacagacagagagagagacacacagagagagacagacagagagacacacagagagacacacagagagagagacagacagagagacacacagagagacagagagacacacagagagacacacagagagagagacagacagagagacacacagagagacacacagagagagagacagacagagagacacacagagagagagacagacagagagagacacagagagagagacagacagagagacacacagagagagagacagacagagagagacacagagagagagacagacagagagacacacagagagagagacacacacagagagagagagagagagacagagacacagagagagacagagagagagagacacagagacagagagagagagacacacacagagacacacacagagagagacacagagagagagggacagagagacacagagagagagagacacagagagagagagacacagagagagacacagagagagagagagagagacacagagacacagagagagacagagagacacagagagagagagacacagagagagagagacacagagagagacacagagagagagagagacacacacagagagacacagagagacacagagagacacagagagacacagagagagagagagacacagagagagacacagagagagacacagagagacacagagagagagagacacacagagagacacagagagagacacagagagagagacacagagagacacagagagagagagacagacagagagagagagacagagggagagagacacagagagacacagagagagagagacacagagagacacagagagagagagacacagagagacacagagagagagagacagacagagagagagagacagagggagagagacacagagagacacagagagagacagagagacacagagagagagagacacagagagagacacagagagagagagagacacacacagagagacacagagagacacagagagagacagagagacacacagagagagagacacagagagagacacagagagagacacagagagagacacagagagacacagagagagagagacacacagagagacacagagagagacacagagagagagacacagagagacacagagagagagagacagacagagagagagagacagagggagagagacacagagagacacagagagagagagacacagagagacacagagagagagagacacagagagacacagagagagagagacagacagagagagagagacagagggagagagacacagagagacacagagagagagagacacagagagacacagagagagagagacacagagagacacagagagagacacagagagagacacagagagacacagagagagacacagagagagacacagagagagacacagagagacacagagagagacacagagagagagagacacagagagacacagagagagagagacagacagagagagagagacagagggagagagacacagagagacacagagagagagagacacagagagacacagagagagacacagagagacacagagagagagagacacagagagacacagagagagagagacagacagagagagacagagggagagagacacagagagacacagagagagagagacacagagagacacagagagacacagagagagacacagagagacacagagagacacagagagacacagagagagacacagagagagacacagagagagacacagagagagacacagagagagagagacacagagagacacagagagagagagagacagacagagagagagagacagagggagagagacacagagagacacagagagagagagacacagagagacacagagagagacacagagagagagagacagacagagagagagagagacagagagagagagagacacagagagagaataTTAATGTCACTATGAGGAgcttgaccagttttcccaagcaTTCCCAACATTCCCAGAGGTTACCCTCAGTTCCAGGTAACAAGAGGAATAAAACCTCTTTCTGGGAACATTTGCCCTGAATAACCCGGTTTAAATGAACTTCCTGCTGCTCCCAGAAGCTGGATAATCCCAACGGTTGGACAACAAACAGCTAATATCGTTAGAATGACCCGTCTTCTGTCCACGTCACAAGTCCACTGAACTTACAGGTCATTTCTGGCCCTGAACTTCTCCTCTGTGTAATAAGGAATCCTCTCTGGCCTGAGCAGGTGAGATTCATGAATACCTGCTGACTAAACCCAGCTGGGACGGTGCAGATCAATGCTGTTGATGCCTGAAAAGAGCAAAGATCCGTTTATACAACGCATCTAATCAGCTCACCTTGTGTTAGCGATCAATGATTCCTGTGAGACCCGACTGTTCCAGCGGGGATTTGGGGTTTTCCAGCCGAGCTGGGGAGGTGCTACGGCTACAGGTGGTTTTACGCCAGAGCTCCTGGTGAATAATGCTGCATTAACGAGTTCAGAGCTAGCATAAGAGctacgttagctcatcagtcttatCTCTGCAAAAGGAGGTCACTCAGGAC
This sequence is a window from Nothobranchius furzeri strain GRZ-AD chromosome 14, NfurGRZ-RIMD1, whole genome shotgun sequence. Protein-coding genes within it:
- the paip2b gene encoding polyadenylate-binding protein-interacting protein 2B isoform X1, producing the protein MPEPAEMSGPEVANTPGGGAPAKEGKEPVANGHAGESADANPFAEYMWMENEEEYNRQVEEELLEQDFLERCFQEMLEEEDQDWFIPSRDLNSQGVGQLQQQLNGLSVSDHHSNMEEVARKSILNPEAKEFVPGKKY
- the paip2b gene encoding polyadenylate-binding protein-interacting protein 2B isoform X2 — its product is MSGPEVANTPGGGAPAKEGKEPVANGHAGESADANPFAEYMWMENEEEYNRQVEEELLEQDFLERCFQEMLEEEDQDWFIPSRDLNSQGVGQLQQQLNGLSVSDHHSNMEEVARKSILNPEAKEFVPGKKY